A window from Sphingobium sp. EM0848 encodes these proteins:
- a CDS encoding enoyl-CoA hydratase/isomerase family protein: MTDQLLISIDNGVGRIRLNRPRAIHALTTEMCSAIIDALLAWRTDESIVAVMLDHAEGRGFCAGGDIAMIASSAKGDCSEAERFFFTEYRMNHLLFVYEKPIVAFIDGIVMGGGVGISDPARYRVATERTTYAMPETGIGLFPDVGGGWFLPRMPGRTGAWLATTGARIKGADCAAIGIATHYMASDKLEAVKARIIADPYGLSEILDEMADVPPPSDWEAHREQIDRLFASDRYEDILAALEADGSDWARAQLATLATKSPQTIKVALRQMVEGAAFTDFADNMRNEYRIGHHVIRRPDFIEGVRAVIFDKDNAPRWNPARPEDVTDELVDSLFAPLPPEKEWTPLPELRG, encoded by the coding sequence ATGACTGATCAGCTTCTGATTTCCATCGACAATGGCGTGGGGCGCATCCGGCTGAACCGGCCCAGGGCGATCCACGCGCTAACCACGGAGATGTGCAGCGCCATCATCGACGCGCTGCTGGCGTGGCGGACGGATGAGAGCATCGTTGCCGTGATGCTCGACCATGCGGAGGGTCGCGGTTTTTGCGCGGGCGGCGACATTGCCATGATCGCCAGCAGCGCCAAGGGCGACTGCTCCGAGGCCGAGCGGTTCTTCTTCACCGAATATCGGATGAACCATCTGCTGTTCGTCTATGAAAAGCCGATCGTCGCCTTCATCGACGGCATCGTCATGGGCGGCGGCGTGGGGATTTCCGATCCGGCCCGCTATCGCGTCGCGACAGAGCGGACCACCTATGCCATGCCGGAAACGGGCATCGGCCTGTTCCCCGATGTCGGCGGCGGCTGGTTCCTGCCGCGCATGCCGGGACGGACCGGGGCGTGGCTCGCCACCACCGGCGCGCGGATCAAGGGCGCCGATTGCGCCGCCATTGGCATTGCGACCCATTATATGGCGTCGGACAAGCTGGAGGCGGTGAAAGCGCGGATCATCGCCGATCCCTATGGCCTGTCGGAAATTCTGGACGAGATGGCGGACGTCCCGCCGCCCTCCGATTGGGAAGCGCATCGGGAGCAGATCGACCGGCTGTTCGCTTCGGACCGTTATGAGGACATTCTCGCCGCGCTGGAAGCGGACGGTTCGGATTGGGCGCGGGCGCAGCTTGCCACCCTCGCCACCAAGTCGCCGCAGACCATCAAGGTCGCGTTGCGCCAGATGGTGGAAGGCGCCGCCTTCACGGATTTTGCCGACAATATGCGCAACGAATATCGCATCGGCCATCATGTCATCCGTCGCCCCGATTTCATCGAAGGCGTGCGCGCGGTGATCTTCGACAAGGACAATGCGCCCCGCTGGAACCCGGCGCGACCGGAGGATGTGACGGACGAACTGGTCGACAGTCTGTTCGCGCCCCTGCCCCCGGAAAAGGAATGGACGCCGCTGCCTGAATTACGGGGCTGA
- a CDS encoding IS630 family transposase (programmed frameshift), with amino-acid sequence MGRAYSADLRERISAHVRAGHSRRAAARHFGVSASCAVKLLQRVERTGSAASSRIGRPRGAGKLAPYMARLTGWVDREPDIGMSELSNKLAAETGVVAHPASLSRVLIQAGYRVKKTLLASECGRDDVAHARLRWRLDRQPQMRAKPHHLVFLDETATTTKMTKLRGRAPKGERLKARAPFGHWKTQTFIAGLRCDCLVAPWVIDQPMNRRLFETYIETQLAPTLSPGDVVIADNLSSHKSEKVKACLKERGAWILFLPAYSPDLNPIEMAFAKLKSHLRRIGARTIDELWKALGHICDLYSAEECWEYFKAAGYASN; translated from the exons ATGGGCAGAGCATATTCGGCTGATTTGCGGGAACGGATATCGGCGCACGTAAGGGCGGGACACTCGCGCCGGGCGGCGGCCCGCCATTTCGGTGTGAGCGCGAGTTGCGCAGTGAAGTTGTTGCAGCGAGTGGAACGAACAGGTTCGGCTGCTTCTTCACGAATAGGGCGGCCACGCGGCGCTGGTAAGTTGGCGCCGTATATGGCCCGGTTGACGGGCTGGGTGGATAGGGAACCAGACATCGGCATGTCGGAGCTGTCCAACAAGCTTGCAGCGGAGACGGGCGTAGTTGCCCATCCGGCATCCCTCTCGCGGGTGCTGATCCAGGCTGGCTATCGGGTA AAAAAAACGCTGCTGGCCAGCGAGTGCGGACGCGATGATGTCGCTCATGCGCGACTGCGATGGCGCCTCGACCGGCAGCCGCAGATGCGCGCAAAGCCTCATCACCTCGTCTTTCTGGATGAGACGGCGACCACCACGAAGATGACCAAGCTTCGTGGCCGGGCGCCAAAAGGAGAGCGTCTCAAGGCCCGCGCTCCGTTCGGTCATTGGAAAACGCAAACCTTCATCGCGGGGCTGCGCTGCGATTGCTTGGTTGCCCCGTGGGTGATCGACCAACCGATGAACCGGCGCCTGTTCGAAACCTATATCGAAACCCAGTTGGCGCCAACGCTCAGCCCCGGCGATGTTGTGATCGCCGACAATCTGTCGAGCCACAAAAGCGAAAAGGTCAAAGCCTGCCTTAAAGAGCGAGGTGCGTGGATCCTTTTCCTCCCCGCTTATTCACCCGATTTGAACCCAATAGAAATGGCCTTCGCTAAATTGAAATCGCACCTGCGACGGATCGGGGCGCGGACCATCGATGAGCTATGGAAGGCTCTCGGACATATCTGCGACCTCTATTCTGCCGAAGAATGTTGGGAATATTTCAAGGCCGCCGGATATGCGTCCAACTAA
- a CDS encoding LysR family transcriptional regulator, producing MFDWDDLRVFLAVARTRKIAPAARALGIDATTIARRLARLEQSLGPELFEVGAGERTLTIRGQALLRHAESIESAALAAMEDATGQEHHLSGQVRLSVAEGFGTWVLAPGLADFSRRHPGIRLDLITASGFLNPSKREADMAVMLARPQRGRLSVRRMGDYRLHLYASPDYLARAGTPKSSEELSDHVLVGYVPEFIFSPELDYLDEVEAGLEADLRATSINMQHRIITEGAGIGVLPDFIAGRDSALMPVMAEKVEITRSFWLVTHGDLKKLPRIGAVASWLQERIETLKA from the coding sequence ATGTTCGATTGGGATGATCTGAGGGTGTTTCTGGCGGTGGCGCGCACGCGCAAGATCGCGCCGGCGGCGCGCGCCCTGGGCATCGATGCGACGACGATCGCGCGACGGCTTGCCCGGCTGGAGCAGAGTCTTGGTCCCGAACTGTTCGAAGTCGGGGCCGGGGAGCGGACGCTGACCATTCGCGGTCAAGCGCTGCTGCGCCATGCGGAGAGCATCGAAAGCGCGGCCCTCGCGGCGATGGAGGATGCGACCGGCCAGGAGCATCATCTGAGCGGACAGGTGCGGCTCTCGGTGGCCGAGGGCTTCGGGACATGGGTGCTGGCGCCGGGCCTGGCCGATTTCAGCCGCCGTCACCCCGGCATCCGGCTGGACCTCATCACCGCCTCGGGCTTCCTCAACCCCTCGAAGCGTGAGGCGGACATGGCGGTCATGCTCGCGCGGCCGCAGCGGGGGCGGCTGTCGGTGCGGCGGATGGGGGATTACCGGCTGCATCTCTACGCGTCGCCCGACTATCTGGCGCGGGCGGGCACCCCGAAAAGCAGTGAAGAGCTGAGCGATCATGTGCTGGTCGGTTATGTGCCGGAATTCATCTTCTCGCCTGAACTCGACTATCTGGACGAGGTGGAAGCGGGGCTGGAGGCCGATCTGCGCGCCACCAGCATCAATATGCAGCACCGGATCATCACGGAAGGGGCGGGGATCGGCGTGTTGCCGGATTTCATTGCCGGGCGCGATTCTGCCCTGATGCCGGTGATGGCCGAAAAGGTGGAGATCACGCGCAGTTTCTGGCTGGTGACGCATGGTGATCTGAAAAAACTGCCCCGGATCGGGGCCGTCGCTTCATGGTTGCAGGAACGTATCGAAACCTTGAAAGCGTAA
- the trxB gene encoding thioredoxin-disulfide reductase, which produces MTATHSTRMLILGSGPAGLSAAIYGARAGLAPIVVQGMQPGGQLTITTDVENYPGFRDVIQGPWLMEQMQAQAEHVGAQMMYDQIVDVDLSERPFRLKGDSGTVYYADSLVIATGAQAKWLGAEGEQLLQGKGVSACATCDGFFYRGKKVVVIGGGNTAVEEALYLTNHSHDVTLIHRRDSLRAEKILQQRLFAHPNIKILWNQAVERFVGGGNPEGLVGVDLIDTVTGHKSHIETDGAFVAIGHQPATELFVDKLPMDEGYLLVEKGTTRTAIPGVFAAGDVSDKIYRQAVTAAGMGCMAALDVEKFLAEADFEAVAAE; this is translated from the coding sequence ATGACCGCCACCCACTCGACCCGCATGCTGATCCTCGGTTCCGGCCCCGCCGGCCTGTCTGCCGCCATTTACGGCGCGCGCGCGGGTCTGGCGCCGATCGTGGTGCAGGGCATGCAGCCGGGTGGGCAGCTGACCATCACCACCGACGTTGAAAATTATCCCGGCTTCCGCGACGTCATCCAGGGCCCCTGGCTGATGGAGCAGATGCAGGCGCAGGCCGAACATGTCGGCGCGCAGATGATGTACGACCAGATCGTGGACGTCGATCTGTCGGAGCGGCCCTTCCGTCTGAAGGGCGATAGCGGGACGGTCTATTATGCCGACAGTCTGGTGATCGCGACAGGCGCGCAGGCCAAGTGGCTCGGCGCGGAAGGCGAACAACTGTTGCAGGGCAAGGGCGTTTCGGCCTGCGCGACATGCGACGGCTTCTTCTATCGCGGCAAGAAGGTGGTGGTGATCGGCGGCGGCAATACGGCGGTCGAGGAAGCGCTCTACCTCACCAACCACAGCCACGACGTCACGCTGATCCATCGTCGCGACTCGCTGCGAGCGGAGAAGATCTTGCAGCAGCGCCTGTTCGCCCATCCGAACATCAAGATACTGTGGAATCAGGCGGTCGAACGCTTTGTCGGCGGTGGCAATCCGGAAGGGCTGGTCGGGGTCGACCTGATCGACACGGTGACGGGCCACAAATCGCATATCGAGACGGATGGCGCGTTCGTTGCCATCGGCCATCAGCCCGCCACGGAACTGTTCGTCGACAAGCTGCCGATGGATGAGGGCTATCTGTTGGTCGAGAAGGGCACGACAAGGACCGCCATTCCCGGCGTGTTCGCGGCGGGTGACGTCAGCGACAAGATCTACCGTCAGGCGGTGACGGCAGCCGGCATGGGCTGCATGGCGGCGCTGGATGTGGAGAAATTCCTGGCCGAGGCGGATTTCGAGGCGGTCGCGGCCGAATAA
- a CDS encoding peptidase has protein sequence MTYCVAVRVDQGLVMLSDTRTNAGMDNIARFRKSFTYSVPGERAITMMCSGNLSITQGVKAMLGRAIKDAALDPEIETILNCPTMHRVAQIVGDAMCAMQGRYRSTIEMQGSGADASILIAGQRKGGKPRLYLIYSAGNFIEATEDTPFFQIGEHKYGKPILDRIIQRETSLEDAAKAVLLSMDSTLRSNLSVGMPLDLTVIERDQFDFRVRTRIEADNEEFQLLSHGWSAALRKGFEDLPNVID, from the coding sequence ATGACTTATTGCGTCGCGGTGCGCGTTGATCAGGGGCTGGTCATGCTGTCCGATACCCGCACCAATGCGGGAATGGACAATATCGCGCGTTTCCGGAAGAGCTTCACCTACAGCGTGCCGGGTGAGCGCGCGATCACCATGATGTGTTCGGGCAATCTGTCGATCACGCAGGGGGTGAAAGCGATGCTGGGCCGGGCGATCAAGGACGCGGCGCTCGATCCGGAGATCGAAACGATCCTCAATTGCCCGACCATGCACCGCGTTGCGCAGATTGTGGGGGACGCGATGTGCGCCATGCAGGGGCGCTATCGCAGCACCATCGAGATGCAGGGATCGGGGGCGGATGCCTCGATCCTGATCGCCGGGCAACGCAAGGGCGGCAAGCCGCGGCTCTACCTCATCTATTCGGCGGGCAATTTCATCGAGGCGACCGAGGACACGCCCTTCTTCCAGATCGGTGAGCATAAATATGGCAAGCCGATCTTGGATCGCATCATCCAGCGCGAAACCAGTCTGGAAGATGCGGCCAAGGCGGTGCTGTTGTCGATGGATTCGACCCTGCGCTCCAACCTGTCGGTGGGGATGCCGCTGGACCTGACGGTGATCGAGCGGGATCAGTTCGACTTTCGTGTCCGCACCCGGATCGAGGCGGATAATGAGGAGTTTCAACTCCTCTCCCACGGCTGGTCGGCCGCGCTGCGCAAGGGGTTTGAAGACCTGCCCAATGTGATCGACTGA
- a CDS encoding acyl-CoA dehydrogenase family protein has product MSQFDLTEDQLAIAEMARRFTADAITPYAAEWDEKHIFPRDTIRAAAELGFGGIYVSEEAGGIGLGRLEAALIMEAMAYGCPSTSAFISIHNMAAWMIDRFGSQAVKDKYLPSMVPMERIGSYCLTEAGSGSDAAALKTKAVRDGDHYVVTGSKQFISGGGENEIYVVMVRTGDEGPKGISCLVIEKDMPGVSFGAQERKLGWHSQPTAQVNFDGVRVPVENLVGAEGEGFRIAMMGLDGGRLNIGACSLGGAQRCIDEALSYSKDRKQFGQSIADFQNSQFMLADMETELQAARTLLYAAAVKVTENAPDKTRFAAMAKRLATDTGSSVVDRALQLHGGYGYLMDYPIERFWRDLRVHSILEGTNQVMRMIIARDMLRQ; this is encoded by the coding sequence GTGAGCCAGTTCGATCTCACCGAGGACCAGTTGGCCATTGCGGAGATGGCGCGGCGGTTCACCGCCGATGCGATCACGCCTTATGCGGCGGAATGGGACGAAAAGCATATCTTCCCCCGCGACACGATCCGCGCGGCGGCGGAGCTGGGCTTTGGCGGCATCTATGTGTCGGAGGAAGCGGGCGGCATCGGCCTTGGCCGGCTGGAGGCGGCGCTGATCATGGAGGCGATGGCCTATGGCTGTCCGTCGACCAGCGCCTTCATCTCGATCCACAATATGGCGGCCTGGATGATCGACCGCTTCGGTTCGCAGGCGGTGAAGGACAAATATCTCCCCTCCATGGTGCCGATGGAGCGGATCGGCAGCTATTGCCTGACCGAAGCGGGGTCCGGGTCCGACGCGGCGGCGCTCAAGACCAAAGCGGTCAGGGACGGCGACCATTATGTCGTCACCGGCTCCAAGCAGTTCATCTCGGGCGGCGGGGAGAATGAAATCTATGTCGTCATGGTCCGCACCGGCGACGAAGGCCCCAAGGGCATATCCTGCCTCGTCATCGAAAAGGACATGCCCGGCGTCAGCTTCGGCGCGCAGGAACGCAAGCTTGGCTGGCATTCGCAACCCACGGCGCAGGTCAATTTCGACGGCGTTCGCGTGCCGGTGGAAAATCTGGTCGGTGCGGAGGGCGAAGGCTTCCGCATCGCAATGATGGGGCTGGACGGCGGGCGGCTCAATATCGGCGCCTGCTCGCTGGGCGGGGCGCAGCGCTGCATCGACGAAGCGCTCTCCTATAGCAAGGACCGCAAGCAGTTCGGCCAGAGCATCGCGGATTTCCAGAACAGCCAGTTCATGCTGGCGGATATGGAGACGGAATTGCAGGCCGCGCGCACCCTGCTCTACGCGGCGGCGGTCAAGGTGACGGAAAATGCGCCCGACAAGACGCGCTTTGCCGCCATGGCCAAGCGGCTGGCGACCGACACCGGCTCATCCGTGGTCGACCGGGCGCTGCAACTGCATGGCGGCTATGGCTATCTGATGGACTATCCGATCGAACGCTTCTGGCGTGATTTGCGCGTGCATTCCATCCTGGAAGGCACCAATCAGGTCATGCGCATGATCATCGCCCGTGACATGCTGCGGCAATGA
- the mmsB gene encoding 3-hydroxyisobutyrate dehydrogenase, with amino-acid sequence MSQTIAFIGLGNMGGGMAANLLKNGFAVRAFDLSEEALAKAVEAGAARCASATEAVTGADAVVTMLPAGKHVESVYTGDVFGAAKAGALFLDCSTIDVATARRVEDAAAAKGFEMVDAPVSGGIAAANGGTLTFMVGGSDQAFGRAKPILSAMGKAVIHAGGAGNGQAAKICNNMLLGATMVATCESFAMAKKLGLDPQTFYDISSVSSGQSWSMTSYCPVPGVGPQSPSDNGYQGGFAVGLMLKDLKLASEAAASVGASVPMGNAAEALYQLLANRGEAARDFSLMIEMLEGK; translated from the coding sequence ATGAGCCAGACCATCGCCTTTATCGGCCTGGGCAATATGGGCGGTGGCATGGCCGCCAATCTGCTGAAGAATGGTTTTGCCGTGCGCGCCTTCGACCTGTCGGAGGAAGCGCTGGCCAAGGCCGTCGAGGCCGGAGCCGCCCGCTGCGCAAGTGCGACGGAAGCGGTAACGGGCGCGGATGCGGTCGTGACCATGCTGCCCGCAGGCAAGCATGTCGAGAGCGTCTATACGGGCGATGTGTTCGGCGCGGCCAAGGCGGGCGCTCTGTTCCTCGACTGCTCGACCATTGATGTCGCAACCGCGCGCCGCGTCGAGGATGCCGCCGCCGCCAAAGGCTTCGAAATGGTCGATGCGCCGGTGTCGGGCGGCATTGCGGCGGCCAATGGCGGTACGCTGACCTTCATGGTCGGCGGTTCGGATCAGGCTTTCGGCCGGGCCAAGCCGATATTGTCGGCCATGGGCAAGGCGGTGATCCATGCCGGCGGCGCGGGCAATGGGCAGGCGGCCAAGATCTGCAACAATATGCTGCTCGGCGCGACCATGGTGGCGACTTGCGAAAGTTTCGCCATGGCCAAGAAGCTCGGCCTCGACCCGCAGACCTTCTACGATATTTCCAGCGTGTCCTCGGGACAAAGCTGGTCGATGACCAGCTATTGCCCGGTGCCGGGCGTCGGGCCGCAAAGCCCTTCGGATAATGGCTATCAGGGCGGCTTTGCCGTGGGACTGATGCTGAAGGACCTGAAACTGGCCAGCGAAGCGGCAGCATCGGTCGGCGCGAGCGTGCCGATGGGCAATGCGGCGGAGGCGCTCTATCAACTGCTCGCCAATCGCGGCGAAGCGGCACGCGACTTTTCGTTGATGATCGAGATGCTTGAGGGGAAATGA
- a CDS encoding class I SAM-dependent methyltransferase — MSRNGRTSLMHKSKRSRAITLPNNEFRARASEYLDFLAAWVKKPRQTASVVPSSRYLARLMVERIDPEGGRVMELGGGTGVFTRAILGTGLPPEHLEVVEINPAFARGLRRHFPQVSVLETPAQTVSASAAGAPGDYQAVISGLPLLAMDRQMHAEILSESFRMLQPGGGFIQFTYSLRPPVSRDILDALDLDVVRIGQTVRNFPPATVFRFFRKGE; from the coding sequence ATGTCACGAAATGGTCGCACTTCGCTCATGCACAAGTCAAAGCGCAGCCGCGCGATCACCTTGCCGAACAATGAGTTCCGCGCCCGGGCGAGCGAATATCTGGATTTCCTGGCCGCCTGGGTGAAAAAGCCGCGCCAGACCGCCTCGGTCGTGCCCAGCAGCCGCTATCTCGCGCGGCTGATGGTCGAACGGATCGATCCAGAGGGCGGCCGGGTGATGGAACTCGGCGGTGGCACCGGAGTCTTTACCCGTGCGATTCTGGGCACAGGCCTGCCGCCTGAACATCTGGAGGTGGTGGAGATCAATCCCGCTTTCGCGCGCGGGCTACGCCGCCATTTTCCGCAGGTGTCGGTGCTGGAAACGCCGGCCCAGACCGTTTCCGCTTCCGCGGCCGGTGCGCCGGGCGATTATCAGGCGGTGATCAGCGGCCTGCCGTTGTTGGCGATGGACCGGCAGATGCATGCGGAGATCCTGTCGGAAAGCTTCCGGATGCTTCAGCCGGGTGGGGGCTTCATCCAGTTCACCTATTCCCTGCGCCCGCCCGTCAGCCGGGACATTCTCGACGCGCTGGACCTGGATGTGGTGCGTATCGGTCAGACGGTCCGCAATTTCCCGCCCGCAACCGTTTTCCGCTTTTTCCGCAAGGGCGAATAG
- a CDS encoding ABC transporter permease → MSGFNYRAIWSIYKFELHRFRRTWLTGLLVPVITTSLYFVVFGGAIGSRMTQIDGIPYAAFIVPGLIMMSMFTESIFNASFGIYMPKFTGTIYELLSAPVSAVETIIAYVGAAATKSLIVGSIIFLTAHLFVDLPVAHPLAMAAFMILIAVSFCLFGFILGIWAQSFEQLQVIPLLIIMPMTFLGGAFYSIHMLAEPWRTITLFNPIVYLISGFRWTFFGRGDVGIEFSLLFIAGMLTLCLGIIGWMFRTGYRLKK, encoded by the coding sequence ATGAGCGGCTTCAACTATCGCGCGATCTGGTCGATCTACAAGTTCGAGCTGCATCGTTTCCGCCGTACCTGGCTGACCGGATTGCTGGTGCCGGTGATCACCACCTCGCTTTATTTCGTGGTGTTCGGCGGGGCCATCGGATCGCGCATGACGCAAATCGACGGCATTCCCTATGCCGCCTTCATCGTGCCGGGCCTCATCATGATGTCGATGTTCACGGAGAGCATCTTCAACGCCAGTTTCGGCATCTACATGCCCAAATTCACCGGCACCATCTACGAACTGCTGTCCGCGCCCGTTTCGGCGGTGGAAACGATCATCGCCTATGTCGGCGCGGCCGCGACCAAATCGCTGATCGTCGGCTCGATCATCTTCCTGACCGCCCATCTGTTCGTGGACCTGCCCGTCGCCCATCCGCTGGCGATGGCGGCTTTCATGATCCTGATCGCGGTCAGCTTTTGCCTCTTCGGCTTCATCCTCGGCATCTGGGCACAGAGCTTTGAGCAGTTGCAGGTGATCCCGCTGCTCATCATCATGCCGATGACCTTTCTGGGCGGGGCCTTTTATTCGATCCACATGCTGGCTGAACCATGGCGGACGATCACTTTGTTCAATCCGATCGTCTATCTGATCTCGGGCTTTCGCTGGACCTTCTTCGGGCGCGGCGACGTGGGAATCGAGTTCAGCCTGCTGTTCATCGCCGGGATGTTGACGCTATGCCTGGGGATTATCGGCTGGATGTTCCGGACGGGATATCGGTTGAAGAAGTAG
- a CDS encoding IS256 family transposase, giving the protein MTKDMMDVQSLIGKSADGNFLREMIGFAAQRLMEMEVGGLTGAAYGEKAPERLAQRNGYRERDWETRAGTVELRIPKLRKGTYFPGFLEPRRMAEKALTAVIQEAYIQGVSTRSVDDLVKAMGMSGISKSQVSRLCEEEIDVRVKAFLERPIEGDWPYVWLDATYIKVRREGRIVSVAVIIAVGVNSDGRREVLGMTIGHSEAEVFWTEFLRSLARRGLRGVKLVISDAHEGIKASVAKVLSATWQRCRVHFMRNALAHAGKSGRRVVSAFIATAFAQDTPETAKTQWRAVADQLRSSVPKLSALMDSAEEDVLAYMTFPAQHRTKLHSNNPIERLNGEIKRRTEVVGIFPNEEAITRLVGAILLEQNDEWSVQRSRYMTLESVAGLSDNSLITLPNMAA; this is encoded by the coding sequence ATGACCAAGGACATGATGGACGTGCAGTCGTTGATTGGGAAGAGCGCCGATGGCAATTTCCTGCGTGAGATGATTGGTTTTGCGGCGCAGCGGCTGATGGAGATGGAGGTTGGCGGCCTGACGGGCGCGGCGTACGGGGAGAAGGCTCCTGAACGTCTCGCCCAGCGCAACGGCTATCGCGAGCGGGACTGGGAGACGCGGGCCGGCACGGTGGAGCTGCGGATTCCCAAGCTGCGTAAGGGAACCTACTTCCCCGGGTTTCTGGAGCCGCGCCGGATGGCGGAGAAGGCACTGACCGCTGTCATCCAGGAGGCGTACATTCAGGGCGTCTCGACGCGGTCAGTCGACGATCTGGTCAAAGCGATGGGCATGAGCGGGATCTCAAAAAGCCAGGTGAGCCGCCTGTGCGAAGAAGAAATCGACGTACGCGTGAAAGCTTTCCTCGAGCGGCCGATCGAGGGCGACTGGCCGTACGTGTGGCTCGATGCGACGTACATCAAGGTTCGCCGGGAAGGCCGGATCGTATCGGTTGCCGTGATCATCGCAGTCGGCGTGAACAGTGACGGCCGCCGCGAAGTGCTCGGCATGACGATCGGTCATTCCGAGGCGGAGGTTTTCTGGACCGAGTTCCTGCGCAGCCTGGCGCGCCGCGGCTTGCGGGGCGTGAAGCTTGTGATCTCCGATGCCCATGAGGGTATCAAGGCTTCTGTCGCCAAGGTGTTGAGCGCCACTTGGCAGCGGTGCCGTGTGCACTTCATGCGCAACGCCTTGGCGCACGCCGGAAAGAGCGGCCGCCGCGTCGTCTCAGCGTTCATCGCAACCGCCTTCGCCCAGGACACACCCGAAACGGCAAAAACCCAGTGGCGTGCGGTCGCAGACCAGTTGCGCTCTTCCGTCCCGAAGCTGTCCGCCTTGATGGACAGTGCCGAGGAGGACGTCCTGGCGTATATGACCTTCCCGGCTCAGCATCGCACCAAGCTTCACAGCAACAACCCCATCGAGCGCCTCAATGGCGAGATCAAGCGCCGCACCGAGGTAGTCGGGATCTTCCCCAACGAAGAAGCCATTACCCGACTCGTCGGCGCTATCTTGCTGGAACAGAACGATGAATGGTCGGTCCAGCGGTCCCGCTATATGACGCTTGAGAGCGTCGCGGGATTGAGCGATAATAGCCTCATCACGTTGCCCAACATGGCAGCGTGA
- a CDS encoding ABC transporter ATP-binding protein — translation MASIMSITGLTKSYASGFQALKGVDLEIEEGEIFALLGPNGAGKTTMISIVCGNVRPSGGRVTVAGHDIITGYRGSRSAIGLVPQELSTDQFERVIDTVTFSRGLFGKPRNDAYIEKVLRDLSLWDKRNNKILELSGGMKRRVMIAKALSHEPRVLFLDEPTAGVDVELRRDMWKLIGELRLTGVTIILTTHYIEEAEEMADRVGVINKGELVLVEEKTTLMKKLGKKTLTVTLGDPLAAVPPELGEWHVALKNDGHEIEYVFDTKAERTGVSTLLRKLGDLGIGYKDLNTQQSSLEDIFVSLVHQEKAA, via the coding sequence ATGGCGTCCATCATGAGCATTACCGGCCTGACCAAAAGCTATGCTTCGGGTTTTCAGGCGCTTAAAGGCGTCGATCTGGAAATAGAGGAGGGGGAGATTTTCGCTCTGCTGGGGCCGAACGGCGCCGGCAAGACGACGATGATCTCCATCGTCTGCGGCAATGTCCGCCCTAGCGGGGGCAGGGTGACGGTCGCGGGGCATGACATCATCACCGGCTACCGGGGGTCGCGCTCCGCCATCGGACTTGTGCCGCAGGAACTGTCGACCGACCAGTTCGAGCGGGTGATCGACACCGTCACCTTTTCCCGCGGCCTGTTCGGCAAGCCGCGCAACGACGCCTATATCGAGAAGGTGCTGCGCGACCTGTCGCTCTGGGACAAGCGCAACAACAAGATATTGGAACTGTCCGGGGGCATGAAGCGCCGCGTGATGATCGCCAAGGCGCTGTCGCATGAGCCGCGCGTCCTGTTCCTCGACGAACCCACGGCGGGCGTCGACGTGGAACTGCGCCGCGACATGTGGAAGCTGATCGGCGAACTGCGTCTGACCGGCGTCACCATCATCCTCACCACCCATTATATCGAGGAGGCCGAGGAAATGGCCGACCGGGTGGGCGTCATCAACAAGGGCGAACTGGTGCTGGTCGAGGAAAAGACCACGCTCATGAAGAAGCTGGGCAAGAAGACGCTGACCGTGACGCTCGGCGATCCGCTTGCTGCCGTGCCACCGGAGCTTGGTGAATGGCATGTGGCGCTGAAGAATGACGGCCATGAGATCGAATATGTGTTCGACACCAAGGCGGAACGCACCGGCGTATCCACGCTGCTGCGCAAACTGGGCGACCTTGGCATCGGATACAAGGACCTCAACACGCAGCAGAGCAGCCTGGAGGATATTTTCGTCAGTCTGGTCCATCAGGAGAAGGCGGCATGA